Proteins encoded by one window of Xylocopa sonorina isolate GNS202 chromosome 16, iyXylSono1_principal, whole genome shotgun sequence:
- the LOC143431086 gene encoding uncharacterized protein LOC143431086, with amino-acid sequence MVAKRRNTFESSATSSTIPYAIKLPEMQLPTFDGTYEIWASFYDVFSSIIDRNENLTPVQKLQYLLSILTGMAAVCIGCLSTTDANYTDAIELTVEDNKVPPYTDLLEILEKRVNCVPEMNPRASSTASLVDGRTSDAKPGVLATRTF; translated from the exons ATGGTGGCGAAAAG gagaaacacgttcgaatcatcggccacttcctcaaccatcccatatgccattaaattaccagaaatgcaacttcCAACATTCGACGGAACATATGAAATTTGGGCATCGTTCTATGatgtattctcatcgatcatcgatcgtaatgagaacctaactccagttcaaaaattgcaatacctgcTGTCGATATTAACCGGAATGGCCGCTGTCTGCATCGGATGCCTTAGCACAACGGACgcaaattacaccgacgcgatcgag ctcacggtagaggacaacaaagtgccgccttacacggatcttctagagattCTAGAGAAACGGgtcaactgtgtaccagagatgaacccaagagcaagctcaaccgcaagtttgGTCGACGGAAGAACATCGGACGCGAAACCAGGTGTTCTTGCCACAAGGACATTCTAA